In Vibrio bathopelagicus, the following are encoded in one genomic region:
- a CDS encoding cytochrome c-type biogenesis protein codes for MIKKALITLFATFAISATVSAAPIEFHEFDTVEQEQQFKELSNTLRCPKCQNNTIGDSNAELAVDLRQKVYEMTKDGKSKQDIIDYMIARYGNFVTYNPPLTLATSILWVGPFAVVVFGFGLIILRSRKSKSKAVESDKGWDADKEARLKALLDEENDGDKK; via the coding sequence ATGATTAAAAAGGCACTGATCACTCTATTCGCTACGTTTGCCATTTCAGCGACTGTTTCTGCTGCGCCTATCGAGTTTCATGAGTTTGATACCGTTGAGCAAGAACAGCAGTTCAAAGAACTGAGTAATACGTTGCGTTGCCCTAAATGTCAGAACAATACGATTGGTGATTCGAATGCTGAGCTAGCAGTCGACTTACGCCAGAAAGTGTACGAGATGACAAAAGACGGTAAGTCTAAGCAAGATATCATTGATTACATGATTGCTCGCTACGGCAACTTTGTTACTTACAACCCTCCACTGACACTAGCAACATCAATCCTTTGGGTTGGCCCTTTTGCGGTGGTTGTGTTTGGTTTTGGTTTGATCATTTTACGAAGCAGAAAGTCAAAGTCGAAAGCAGTTGAGTCAGATAAAGGCTGGGATGCGGACAAAGAAGCTCGCTTAAAAGCGTTACTCGATGAAGAGAACGACGGAGATAAGAAGTAA
- the ccmI gene encoding c-type cytochrome biogenesis protein CcmI, protein MTLFWISTIILSLAAIFLVVLPFINKKANNDDVLRDELNKAFYKDRLDELEVEAEEGLVDNQQELIADLKQSLLDDVPTQEKIKKTQISTLGVVVPSVILVLVVTYGMYFKFGALDKVQHWQEVSSNLPELSKKLMSSEGGALTDDELEDLTLALRTRLHYQPKDSTGWLLLGRIALANRDAQTAIDAMERAYKLEPKNEDVQLGFAQALMLSPDEAEQNQARLLLSRLVQNDYVDLRVFSLLAFDAFERQDYPGAVKYWSIMQQMIGPQDSRYEMLSRSIESAQKKMGDTMGVDQGKSVAVTLELAGDVNVDPKSVLVVSVHRADGSPMPVAAARYPLGTFPRTVVLDDGNSMMEGQKLSSLETLMVRARLDTDGNVSTRDGDWYGESEVVELGSPVTIDINKQY, encoded by the coding sequence ATGACTCTATTTTGGATTTCTACCATTATCCTTTCGCTAGCGGCAATTTTCTTAGTTGTTCTGCCCTTCATTAATAAAAAGGCAAACAACGATGATGTGCTTCGCGATGAGTTGAATAAAGCATTCTACAAAGATCGTCTAGATGAGCTAGAAGTAGAAGCAGAAGAAGGTCTTGTTGATAATCAACAGGAGCTGATCGCTGACTTAAAACAGTCGCTACTTGATGATGTTCCAACACAAGAAAAGATCAAGAAAACACAAATCTCTACGCTGGGTGTGGTTGTACCATCAGTGATTCTTGTTTTGGTTGTTACATACGGTATGTACTTTAAGTTCGGGGCGTTAGATAAAGTTCAGCACTGGCAAGAAGTGAGTTCAAACCTTCCTGAGTTGTCTAAAAAGCTAATGTCATCGGAAGGTGGCGCGCTAACAGACGATGAACTAGAAGATTTGACACTAGCACTACGTACTCGCTTGCATTACCAACCTAAAGACTCAACCGGTTGGTTGCTACTAGGTCGTATTGCTCTTGCTAACCGAGATGCGCAAACAGCGATTGATGCTATGGAGCGTGCTTATAAGTTAGAGCCAAAAAACGAAGACGTTCAACTTGGCTTTGCACAGGCGCTGATGCTATCGCCAGATGAGGCAGAGCAAAATCAAGCTCGTTTGCTTCTTAGTCGTTTGGTTCAAAACGATTACGTTGACCTTCGTGTGTTCTCACTGCTTGCGTTCGATGCGTTTGAGCGTCAAGACTACCCAGGTGCTGTGAAGTACTGGAGCATCATGCAGCAGATGATTGGTCCACAAGACAGCCGCTACGAAATGTTGTCACGCAGCATCGAAAGCGCACAGAAGAAAATGGGCGATACCATGGGTGTTGATCAAGGTAAGAGTGTTGCAGTAACACTTGAACTGGCTGGCGATGTCAATGTTGATCCTAAGTCTGTACTGGTTGTTTCAGTGCACAGAGCTGATGGCTCGCCAATGCCTGTTGCAGCTGCTCGTTACCCATTGGGCACTTTCCCACGCACTGTTGTCCTTGATGATGGCAATAGCATGATGGAAGGTCAGAAGTTGTCTAGCCTTGAAACATTAATGGTTCGAGCTAGGCTTGATACAGATGGCAACGTTTCTACACGTGACGGTGATTGGTACGGTGAGAGTGAAGTGGTTGAATTGGGGTCACCCGTTACTATTGATATCAATAAACAATATTAA
- a CDS encoding DsbE family thiol:disulfide interchange protein, producing MNKKILFIPLIAFMILAGVFATQLVRNQSGDDPTKLESVLIGKPVPEFGLEDLEQPGKFHDQAIFKGEPLLLNVWATWCPTCYAEHSYLNKLAAQGVKIIGMNYKDDRNKAVGWLKELGNPYLISLFDGDGMLGLDLGVYGAPETFLIDANGVVRYRHVGDVNPTNWASTLEPMYQELLEEAK from the coding sequence TGATTGCTTTTATGATTCTAGCTGGAGTCTTTGCAACTCAATTAGTTCGCAATCAGTCGGGTGATGACCCGACTAAACTTGAATCGGTGTTGATTGGTAAGCCTGTACCTGAGTTCGGTCTAGAAGACTTAGAACAACCGGGTAAGTTTCATGATCAAGCGATCTTCAAAGGCGAACCTCTGCTGCTTAATGTGTGGGCTACTTGGTGTCCTACCTGTTATGCAGAGCACTCTTACCTGAATAAATTGGCCGCTCAAGGCGTTAAGATCATTGGTATGAACTACAAAGATGATCGCAACAAAGCTGTCGGTTGGCTAAAAGAACTAGGTAACCCGTACTTAATCAGCTTATTTGACGGCGATGGTATGCTAGGCCTAGATCTTGGCGTGTATGGCGCTCCTGAGACTTTCTTAATTGATGCTAACGGTGTGGTTCGTTACCGCCATGTTGGTGACGTGAATCCAACTAACTGGGCATCGACGCTTGAGCCTATGTATCAAGAGTTGCTGGAGGAAGCGAAATGA